One genomic segment of Bacteroidota bacterium includes these proteins:
- a CDS encoding pyridoxamine 5'-phosphate oxidase family protein produces the protein MDSINKNQQEENHEDLHGKKAAEKIKELADNNTCFFCTGITTGKSVTVRPMAVQKVDDNGNLWFLSANDSHKNLDINIDPKVQLLFQGSSYSDFLSIYGKATISTDKNLIKELWNPLIKTWFTEGIDDPRITVIKVTAEDGYYWDNKHGNAIAMLKIAAGAIMGKTLDDSIEGNLNI, from the coding sequence ACAAAAATCAACAAGAAGAAAATCATGAAGACCTTCATGGTAAAAAAGCTGCTGAAAAAATAAAAGAACTGGCAGATAATAATACTTGCTTTTTCTGCACCGGAATTACCACCGGAAAATCTGTAACTGTTAGACCTATGGCAGTACAAAAAGTGGATGATAATGGAAATTTGTGGTTCTTGAGTGCTAATGACAGTCATAAGAATTTAGACATAAACATTGATCCTAAAGTACAATTACTCTTTCAGGGTTCTTCTTATTCTGACTTTTTGAGTATTTATGGCAAAGCCACAATTTCTACTGATAAAAATTTAATAAAAGAGCTATGGAATCCATTGATTAAAACTTGGTTTACAGAAGGAATTGATGATCCAAGAATTACTGTTATTAAAGTTACTGCAGAGGATGGTTATTATTGGGACAATAAACATGGAAATGCCATTGCAATGTTGAAAATTGCTGCGGGTGCGATAATGGGTAAAACTTTGGATGATTCTATCGAAGGGAATTTAAATATATAA